Part of the Terriglobia bacterium genome, CTGCGTGGACCAGTACGGGATGGTGACCGAGGATTTTTACTGCAATCCGGCGCGGCCCAGTACCTATCGCAATTTCTATCACTGGCACTACGGCGGCAGCGGCGGCTTCGGCTACGGAACCTACGTGCACGGCGGCAGCAGCGTCGCGACGCCGGGCGTGGGACACAGCACGGCGACGGGCGTAGGACACAGCACGGCGAGCGGAGTTTCGCGCGGAGGCTTCGGCGCGCACGGCTCGGCGCACTCCGCGGGATCATGAAATGAAGCGCAACACGATCACACCACGCAGCGGCTGGGAAAAGAAGGTCGAGGAAGCCGGCCTGGTGTTTCATTCGCCCGACCAGACGTACTGGAACGAGGCGGCATACTACTCGTTCACCTCCGCCGAAGTGGACATGCTGGAGAAGACCACCAACGACCTGCACGCCATGTGCCTGGACGCGGTGCAGTTCGTGATCGATCACAACCGGTTTGCCGACTTGAAAATACCCGAGCTGGCGGTGCCGGTGATCAAGCGCGCGTGGGAGGCGGAGCCGCCGGCGATCTACGGGCGCTTCGATTTGGCGTACGACGGGAAGAATCCGCCGAAGCTGCTGGAGTACAACGCGGACACGCCCACATCGCTGCTGGAGGCGGCGGTGGTGCAGTGGTACTGGCTGCAGGATGTGTTTCCCAAGGCGGACCAGTTCAACTCCATCCACGAGCGGCTGATCGCAAAGTGGAAAGAGCTGAAGGATTATCTGAAAATGCCGCTGTACCTGACCAACATGGACACCACCGAGGACACGATGACGGTGGCGTATATGCGCGACACGGCGGAGCAGGCGGGGCTGACGTGCAAGTCCATCCTGATCGAGGAAATCGGGTGGGACCAGGAGCAGAATTATTTTGTGGACCTGGAATTGAACCCGATCCGGTCGGTGTTCAAGCTCTACCCGTGGGAGTGGCTGCTGGCGGACGAATTCGGCGAGCACACGCTGATGACCTACGGCGAAACGCAGTGGGTGGAACCGATCTGGAAGATGGTGCTCGCGAACAAGGGAATCCTGGCGATCCTGTGGGAGATGCACCCGAACCATCCCAACCTGCTGGAAACGTATTTCGACAGCGCGCGCTGGATGTCCACCTACGCCAAAAAGCCGCTGCTGGCGCGCGAGGGAGGCAACATCACGCTTACAACGGCAAAAGGCACCGTCGGTCCGACCGACGGCACATACGGCGAGGAGGGATACGTTTTCCAGGCGCTGGCGGAGTTGCCGAACATGGACGGAAATTATCCGGTGATTGGGAGTTGGATGATTGACCAGGAAGCCGGCGGAATGGGGATTCGCGAGTCCGATGGGCCGATTACGACGAATTTAAGCAGGTTTGTGCCGCATCTTTTCGAGTAACTCAGTATTTCAGTACGTCAGTGACTCAGTACCTGAGTACCTCAGTCCTTACAATAAAATTACGCATAGAAATGCGTTGGAAGTTGTAGTTCGACGCCTTAGGTACTTGAGGTACTTAGGTACTCATTCCACGATGGCGAGCACTTCGCCGGCGGTGACGGAGGCGCCTTCGGCGACCATCACCTGCTTGACCGTACCCTTCTTCGGCGACTTGAGTTCGTTCTGCATTTTCATCGCTTCCACGACAAGCACGCCCTGGCCGGCTTCGACCTCGCTGCCCGCCGCGAGGATCACGCGCACCACTTTGCCGGGCATTGGCGCCAGCAGTTTCTGCGGGCCTTCGCCGGTGGCCGCGGCGCCCTTGCGGCCGCGCAGCGAGCGCGGGTCGCGGACTTCGACGGCAAAGCGCGAATTCTTGACCCAGTAGTGGACGTCGGTGGCGGTGCGCTCGCGCTTCACCTCGTACTGCGTGCCGCCGATGATGATGGAGATGACGTCGTGCTTGGTCATGGCGGCGTCGGCCTGGACGAGCTCGCCGTCGAGCCGACAGGACCAGGCGTTGCCGTCGCGCTCGAGTTCGAGCTTGTGGGGCGTGCCGTCGATGGAGATTTCGTAAACCACGTTGTCGGTTCTCGGTTATCGGTTGTCGGTCCTCATCCGTTACGCAAGGCTTCAACGCGCGCGGCCTGTTTCCAGGCCGATGGCTTCGCCGGGGCGGCTGCGCCATTCGCGGCGGCGCCGTTGACGGATTTGGGAGCGGCACTTTCCAGCGTGGCGAAAATTCCGGCGGCGAGGGCGGCGACGCGCTCGCGCTCGGCGGTGCGGTCCATGCCGTCGTCGAGGCCCGGCGGCGGCGCGGGCTTGCTCAGCAAACGCTCCAGGTAGCCGGTATCGAGCTTGCCGGCGTGGAAGTCCGCGTCCTGCAAAATGCGCTGGAAGAGGGTGATGTTGGTCTTGATGCCGGCGACCACGTATTCGTAGAGCGCGCGTTGCAGGCGGTGGATGGCCTGGTTGCGGTCGCTGCCATAGCCGATCAGCTTGGCGAGCAGCGGGTCATAGTCAATGGGAACAGTCCAGCCCTCGTAGATGCCGGTGTCGCGGCGGATGCCGGGGCCGGCGGGAATTTCGAGCAAGGAAATGCGGCCGGGGCTGGGAAAATAATTGTTGTCGGGATCCTCGGCGTAGATGCGGCACTCGATAGCATGGCCGCGCAGCGCGATATTCTGCTGCTGGAACGGGAGCGGCTCGCCGGCGGCGATGCGGATTTGCAGGTGCACCAGGTCGAGTCCGGTGACCAGCTCGGTGACCGGATGTTCCACCTGCAGGCGCGTGTTCATCTCGAGGAAATAGAAGTTGCGCTGCTGATCCACCAGGAATTCGACGGTGCCGGCGTTGGTGTAGCCGGCGGTCTGGGCGACGCGGACCGCGACATCGCCCATCTGGCGCCGCATTTCGGGCGAAACGATCGGCGACGGACACTCTTCCAGCACTTTCTGGTGGCGGCGCTGCACGGAACACTCGCGCTCGCCGAGATAGACGGTTTGGCCGTGCTCGTCGGAGAGGATTTGCATCTCGATGTGGCGCGGGTTCTCGATGTACTTTTCGACGTAGACCTCGTCGTCGCCAAAGGAGCGCTTGGCCTCGCTGGAGGCGGCATCGAAGGCGGAACGCAGTTCGGCGGCGGAGCGCACCAGGCGCATCCCCTTGCCGCCGCCGCCGGCCGCCGCTTTCAGCATCACGGGATAGCCGATTTTTTCGGCCACCTTGTGGGTCTCGCCGAAATCGTGGCCGCGCGAGGAACCGGGGACGAAGGGCACGCCGGCTTTCTCCATCGCCTG contains:
- a CDS encoding glutathionylspermidine synthase family protein, with product MKRNTITPRSGWEKKVEEAGLVFHSPDQTYWNEAAYYSFTSAEVDMLEKTTNDLHAMCLDAVQFVIDHNRFADLKIPELAVPVIKRAWEAEPPAIYGRFDLAYDGKNPPKLLEYNADTPTSLLEAAVVQWYWLQDVFPKADQFNSIHERLIAKWKELKDYLKMPLYLTNMDTTEDTMTVAYMRDTAEQAGLTCKSILIEEIGWDQEQNYFVDLELNPIRSVFKLYPWEWLLADEFGEHTLMTYGETQWVEPIWKMVLANKGILAILWEMHPNHPNLLETYFDSARWMSTYAKKPLLAREGGNITLTTAKGTVGPTDGTYGEEGYVFQALAELPNMDGNYPVIGSWMIDQEAGGMGIRESDGPITTNLSRFVPHLFE
- a CDS encoding acetyl-CoA carboxylase biotin carboxyl carrier protein subunit; this translates as MVYEISIDGTPHKLELERDGNAWSCRLDGELVQADAAMTKHDVISIIIGGTQYEVKRERTATDVHYWVKNSRFAVEVRDPRSLRGRKGAAATGEGPQKLLAPMPGKVVRVILAAGSEVEAGQGVLVVEAMKMQNELKSPKKGTVKQVMVAEGASVTAGEVLAIVE
- the accC gene encoding acetyl-CoA carboxylase biotin carboxylase subunit — its product is MFKKILIANRGEIAVRVIRACREMGIRSVAVFSDVDRASLHVRKADEAYPIGPATASESYLNKDKILAVARRSGAEAIHPGYGFLSENASFAQACVDAGIKFIGPTAAAMEAMGSKTRARQAMEKAGVPFVPGSSRGHDFGETHKVAEKIGYPVMLKAAAGGGGKGMRLVRSAAELRSAFDAASSEAKRSFGDDEVYVEKYIENPRHIEMQILSDEHGQTVYLGERECSVQRRHQKVLEECPSPIVSPEMRRQMGDVAVRVAQTAGYTNAGTVEFLVDQQRNFYFLEMNTRLQVEHPVTELVTGLDLVHLQIRIAAGEPLPFQQQNIALRGHAIECRIYAEDPDNNYFPSPGRISLLEIPAGPGIRRDTGIYEGWTVPIDYDPLLAKLIGYGSDRNQAIHRLQRALYEYVVAGIKTNITLFQRILQDADFHAGKLDTGYLERLLSKPAPPPGLDDGMDRTAERERVAALAAGIFATLESAAPKSVNGAAANGAAAPAKPSAWKQAARVEALRNG